The Topomyia yanbarensis strain Yona2022 chromosome 3, ASM3024719v1, whole genome shotgun sequence nucleotide sequence acatttttctttaaaaatctttttattttttggatttcagtttAGCGGTTCGGCTttgagagcgttcaccgcaaacctctgccaaaacaTTACGCTTCGGGGGATTGGCCATAACTCCGAGaaccttgaaaaaaaattaattcagcttgtttttgcctttctcatataaagaaaggctatgcaatcactgtaaaaatcgactttttaacggaggcccggagggccgagtgtcatacaccgttcgattcagttcgtcgagatcggcaaatgtctgtgtgtgtatgtatgtgtgtgtgtgtgtatgtgtatgtgtgtgtgtgtcatttaaactcacacaattttctcagagatggctgaaccgattttcgcaaacttagtttcatatgaaaggtataacgctcccataagctgctattgaatttttagttgatccgatttccggttccggagttacgggttgaagagtgcggtcacacagcaagttataaactggtaccaccatgatgttcaaatgatgtaaaacatattaaaattgatgtaacattactctagtttgcgggtctggatcactaatgatcaatcaaagcagctttgaccacattggccacctatgacagttcatgacacccccggggaacccgccaagttcctaagcttatatcacacccattccccaacgaattctctaccgatttttacaaacttgatttcaaatgaaagatacagtaataccattgactgctgctgaatttcattctgttctgactcttgcttccggagttacaggggtgttagtaaggatacactggaatttcctatataaatcggtacaatcgtaatacctcagaggttaaaaactattgaaatggtcaccaaattacttctaatcgcagatctagatcattgattgccaatcaaacattctttgaatatattgtccactatcgacgattccggaagtccggaattccgggcatattccacaaataaagtcacatcggttcttcggtgatgactgaaccgattttctcaaaccaagtctcaaatagaaggcaaaatatgcagctgagtattgcatcagagcccctccgcccccccccccccgcctttcccttacatctccctccttcatcactaccgtccccttggacgtgtatgtatgtatgtatgtatgtatgtatgtatgtatgtatgtatgtatgtatgtatgtatgtatgtatgtatgtgtgtatgtgcggatttgttaacaaaatgtccacatcggttttttggagatggctgaaccgatttttacaaactaagattcaaatgaaaggtatactattcccataggttgctattgaatttgattttcaaccgacatcttgtcccggattacgagttgaagagtatggttacaaaacaaaatttgttgatttgtccacatcggctgctgttgaattttgtgtggatccgagttctgattcctgaattacagggtgatacgtacgatcacgcagcaaatctcgattctaacgaattctgcgatgaatgtaaaaaggtgaaatttttgcctttctcaatagaaaggtattgcaattgctccgaaaacagactttttaacggaggcccgtaAGGGCCGactgacatataccattcgattcagttcgtcgagttcggcaaatgtctgtgtgtgtatgtatgtgtgtatgtatgtatgtgtgtatgtgcgtatgtgtgtgcacgttaccaaaaatgtcactcatttttctcagagatggctgaaccgattttgacaaacttagtctcaaataaaaggtgcaacgtttccataggttgctattgaatttctaatggatccgacttccggttccggaattacagggtgatgagtaggaacacgcagaaaatgtcgattttaataaattctgcaatgaatgcatagaggtgaaattttttcgaaaatatgaccacaactgcttcgatttgtagtattagatcactaacatccattcaaagtctatttggccacattggccaccatcatcggttccggaagccccggcggaagtatctaaattcagaataacaatcacatcggtttctcggagatggctagaccgattcgactaaacttggcctcaaatgaaaagtgttgcgtccccgtaaatggctatttaatttcatcccgatccgacttccggttccggagttataggttgtggcgtgcgatcacatagcaaattgtgattcaaaccgatactccgatgaaagcaaaaaaggtaaaaatttcgctaaaatgtctctcaaacaacttaaatttgctgttctaggtcaccgacggccaaccaaactttcgttcactacattgaccaccatagacggttccggaagtgctcgggaaaagcggccatctttcaaaatttacgaactcacatcagtttcccggaaatggttaggccgattttcacaaacttagtcccaaatgatagctataatatccccaaagatgtttataaaatttcgtacggatcgcttatatggggccggaaatatagactaaatcgtccggtcacatatgaaattcccatataagacggagctcaaattttttttcaaagggaggaccccatgaaatttcagatatcgaattcgtatttttgatgccaaacatctttaaaatgcatgaaacgtcgagattttatgttatcccgaattttttttttgtaaaaatcgactttttgggactttgccgatttcgcaccttttttcagttcaatattaccgtggctgttttttcttcttcaaaattttagaactcgaataatgatttattttcctgtatatagttgtcatgtgatgtacaataataaaatgtaatatatgcatttaaaagcttttaatgaatataaaaaacgcacacattctcgtgattcatgattgagaaaggcacaattgcaccgctaggtggattaaaataggtttttctatcttcgatagTGCTATCAACtatctttcgctttttcaaataaaatttgcaaataACACTTTAAGAAATTGTTCGCTAATCGAAAGAGAACACTGATTTAGCACTGATTACTGAAAGCTTCTAATTtacttaaaatttgttaaatgtaataTTGATAACACCACCAAAATAGCTGGCAGCTATAAATATGTGTGAGTTTAATGTTTTCAgtatcacttgcttccgacataTGGAAGAGAATACATCACACATGCTTCTCCTTTGTggaagaggctttcttttacagttatctatttttacattacagcaaattatccgatTCCTGTGAAATTTTTGTCACTTTGCTAAACAAATATGTTGACACTAATATGCTCAGTAATCGGTtagtttttaaataatttttattagctcttgaattttttacaatcatcatcaagattggaaaaGATGTGtaacttcttgaagaaagttgtaatgtttgtctgattacaggtTTGGTTTACTACTATTTGGGAAATAGTTTCAAATAAGTTTattgcacctaacgcatcaaAGTTATACGGATAACGAATACGAAAATGTCGTTGTATTTAAaccgaaatgagaagatcagagcgtgtatagaaaagatagaagaggtgGTCTTCTCAATTAAGATTATCTCttccattttattccatgacgagcaaaacaGAATGAAATACTGTCACATaccgaaaacatgaaatcgaaacatttattCCTTCTTATTGGCTTATAGATTTAACCAgccacaacattttagtcgctcttctTGATTGGCTATTGATGTCTATACGCTCtattgttcatttctatctcgctattgcacatttccgtgtcatcatcgtagttgctgccgcgaaagtctaacctccatttacaccttcaggaaatgtttCACATTATTAATGCTCGGTCCTATGAGGGTCATCAATgttataatcaccgtatttggccAGAGCACCTCTTCTTGCTTTTCCtgctcactcatctcgacagattactacagcaagaattatagtaagacaaggcacacaatataaaagtaactacagtgaagacccgtttttatcagccccttggcgaattttaggctgatgaaACAggaacattgataaaatcgggacatatatttttctgtcttttcaataaaacgaagctcttaaaatatttttctttggttcttagatatagcctcgcaaccttttctgattatttgctttaagttccccttaagggggtctgacagcgcaaaataaaaaaaaaatatttttatttttgccttttgtcggatctctaagataagaaatacaTGCGcatgctagagcccatcaaactatcaactatcaattttaatatgaagctgataaaatcgagtcaaaacgctgataaaatagggagaagctaaaatcgggggctgataaaatcgggtactgataaaatcgggtctccactgtattatTGTTTCGCACTGACtcaagcaaaagcataaagaACACTGAATTTCATGACCATTGTCTTTGGTGGATGGAAATTAAAAAggctttttctcaataatttgttcaaaccaaaacacgtgttcttaaatttatttttgaatcaTTTCAGAGGGGGGGGGGCATTGGCTACGTGCCTGTATTCCTAGTTCTGATTTTTGAGTATTTAACCTGGTTTTAAGGTAAAATGACCAGATGATGGTATCCCTTACATTTACAGTTATATGAAGAAGTTAATACGAGAAGGGCAATGGGCGTTTGATTGATATTGAAAAATTAGTTTAGATGCAATTAAATATGTTCTATAATTATTAAAGAAGCTCTTTAATATATCAATATACAAGCCTGTTTTTAACTAATTGGTAAAGTTGagtcggaattctggctggctcTAGTTAGTATCtgactccagtgacacaaccaatTACAATTAGCATCGGTTGAATCACTGCAGCCGGACTACTAGCTAGAACCAGCCAAGATTCCATCCCATTTTACGACTGGACCTACTGGGATAACGCTAATGGCCAATTTCAAGAAAATGTAGTATATCGATTCGCAATCAGTAAATTTTATGTTGTAGCTCACATATCGACGAACTCGATGTAATACtggattgcattgtacgttgacgtttcggcccaaacagtcgttcctgaagATGAGAGCCGCTCACACACTTGCTATGTATGGCTATTCTCTATCTAATATATTTCTTgcacaaatgtatattattgagcgtattttttcgaaaaaaacagTGAAGGTGTCATGTTACTACATTGAAAGTTGACCGAGCAATAAGGGATTACgagaaaaacggtacattgtggtcgGAATGTTAAAAACGTGGAATtaattattatctttcgttatagagttatgctgtcttcagaaaagttgttgtATGGCACTTAGTGCTATATTCGGTTGAATTATACTAGTTcgaaattcagtcgctagggcggcgctgttatcagctttttaataaagctagatAGAAATATGGTGTCTAcgagaaagttgtaggtcctattgttttgaacatatcttctgaagatgcaaactttttaggcagggatgtaatgcacctcagagcaaataaagagacaaataaaaaagctctttgcacttttcatgcgaaccaccgctcttctctttcacaataatcctcttcactccgatgtgtgttgatcccatacgtgcattctactccatggctgcacacctcaaagagtagaaataaagaagctctttagtgtgaatcttgCTCCCACGCCACGGAAACAGCGAAGGCagccaaaaaaatttaaaaatgttctacCCATCACACTTTATCTGAATtatagtttgattcgccttcctacctatttgccagtgaggggaggcacaaaaaatggcttttcaaggtgactctttgaacgaaactGTGTAGCTCCTGTTGCACAGAtctctctttttcgttttcaagtttctctttgtgcggtcgttctgcacatcgcagtgtttttgtgctgctctatcacagactaacagacataacactatgaattccctcaaaaaacatcaatccgacaattttcccagaacactagctccaccttttattcacagttccaaacactcatttactagtgggttacccctcaggtttgcgaacaatttttcactagtggtctatcccccatatgcttgttcatatgtcagtggcgccataatttcaaatgtggccacagtcccaactacaaacatatttaaaatgaccgttaaagcgggcgaagctttgtttttgagtgttatgtctgttagtctgtggctctatctttcatcggtgtatttcgctctttgtggcacattgtgtgagcaaataacaagcctgtttTAGCTcctgtatgtttcgagatatagaaggttttagttaaaacatttacttacagattgttttcaaaaatgcgccaCATTTCAAAACTTGTAGGAGCTACAAAGTGGGTACTGTCTGAAGATATATATACAATCACCCGACATATAACTTTGCCCCACATACCATCTTTCTATGTCATTCCATTccaaagttgataacagcgccgccctagcgactggattccgaactaatatcaaataaagcgctagatgtcgcacaacaactttgccaatgacaccataactctaaaagGAAAGTTAAGGATATCacgtgtgaattgtgggttaGCCTCTTTTGACGCTaggtattgcgaatcttttctaaaattcaCATCGTGACATATCAGCCATGCGCCGACAAGCCGTGCGCCGAATCACGCGCCTATTCACTTTGCattagtgcaagcgaaaaaacgatttgacgtttatttttgtttcgttcacACTCATGTGTGAAACATATACCAACAAATCGACGAAATGCTAGTTTATCTCGGGATAAACAATATCCCTCGAACTACGGAAAATCCCGTGAATTGAAAGGTAGTtcatgtaatgatcttattttttctagacaacatgGGCCTATTaactattaataaaaaaatatatttttacaagaaaaacaatgttaatATGGGAATGCggaaatttttttccatttactGTAAAAAATGCAATCTCTTAGGtggaacctgactcagtttcggagTCAAGCAAAAATGCCATTGGCTAAATCACCGCGTAGGAAACACCGTGTTCTAGATGTATTTTTAACAGATTATCCAACCGCTTGCCATTTTGAAACAGATTTACATCACAGCATTTCGAATAGCCTAATAACTCGCACATCCAATATGAAAGCTCACTATTAACCTCATTCATTACGCCTTTTTTCAATTCCAGCGAGTTCAACGATGGTCTAGACGAATTACTTTCCAAGGCAAAGGCCGTACCACAATTGTCACCTTCAAATCAATCAACTCCAAGAACAGTCAATAGCAGCGAATCAGTGATTCATACAGCTACCAGCACCCAAACCACACCCGTAAGCTCACAAGGCAAAATATCTGTGGTCCCAACAAACCTTCTACTAAAACCGCCCACATCAAACGTTCACATCAGCTCACCAATCCAAATCTACACACAACCAACGGTCAGTTTGTCAAAACCACCTGCACTGGCACCTGCACCGCAAGGAGTCATTACATCGTCTTCAACAAGTGGGACAATTGCTCCAATGAAACTTTTACTGGTGAACACGGTTTCAAAAGATGGAACTACACAGCAAATTCTAACACCAGCATCGGAAGTTCCAAAAATGCCTCAGATGCGACCGGCTCCCATACTTGCACCGAAACCATCCGTGATACCAATTGCTCCAAAACCACCAGTTGTGAGCATTCCAGCCATAAACGTACCTCAGAACCAAGCCCCGATGGTTACAGTAGCTGCTAAAAAAGTGAAGCCGGGCCTACTGAATGGAGAAAAATCTGCTGGCTTCAAAGCCTTGCTTGGCCAACTAATCACGGTTCAGCGTGAAAGTTTAGAAGTTTCGAAAGCCAGATTGGAGCTGGAGAAGGAGCGACTTGAGTTTGAAAAGCAGATTGGCGGTCCTCTAGTCGATGTTGTGCGAAATTTGAATGGATTTTTCAACGGATTTATTCAACAGCATCAGAAACAAAGCCAAAAACCGAAGTTGTCTGCTGCAGAAGATATCGGACAACCTGTCCCCAAGAAAAAACGCTCAGAAAACAGCGAAAACAAACAACAGCAACGTACTGTTACAACTGAAACCATCAAAGCTGAAGTGATTAGTGATaatgaaaaaaactaaaaaaaaataatttagtttacattccttgtagatttttaatttaatttatcgtTAGTAATTTATTGTCCTATTTAACTAATTAATTTGAGTTCATCTAGATAATAGTTTAAGCACCGCTAAATATTAGAATAAATCAAGCGCTATATTTCTAATAACAGTTTTCGTACACATTGTTCATCAGTTCCATATCACGAATTTCCATGATATCAGTTTTGAGCCGCTGTTTGATCATTTCACGTAAAATATCCTCTCGATCTTTTTCATCTGCAATTCCCATTCGATTTAGCGAATAATCCGTTATTCTTAATAAGGCCCGTCCAGTAATTTCATGCTGTTAAATGgaagtttgtttcaacaaactATCTCGGGAAACTAACGAAACTCACCCTCTGGAAGAGATCAGTATATTTCCCACATCGTTCGCTGCAGTGTCTTCGAAGCCACTTTTGAGTGTCGGTTACTGTCCATAAGTATACAGGCTTTGGACGAGCTGTTTATGCCAAATAAGATAAATTGAATTAGGGTTCTAGTATTTCCTTGTCTCGATACTAGGTTAAAACGACAGAATATCgtattcaataaaattacaattacaaagcCTGAGTAGAAAGTGAATGTGTAGTTTGGGACAATACTATGTTTATACAATGAATGACAGCAGCTAGAATTTCCACCTGATCGATTCAGAATCAAACAAAAACGGCAACATTTTACCTTTATAATACACCTCGTTAGTTTTagtctgaaatatttataagatcattataatataatattattaTGAACTGATTTTTTCTTATCGAAATTACCTTCACTTTTACAACAGGTACGCTTTCTTCCACCATAATCGTAGTTGTTGTTGCCTTTTGACGTTTTTGGCTTGAgagcagggtggccagatagaattccttaatatcggtagggtcactaaaagtttatcggtagttatcggtaggccgggttgttgtcccaaaaacgtagtattgacatagaattgtaaaatactgacaatacagatctctgaccaaatccaacccaaaaaatgaatgttgagtaggatgtgcccaaaatcaataaaaatcggtagttttcggtaggaataacaaaatatcggtagttttgccttggtcgtctgggaatcggtagggaagaccaaaatcggtaggactaccgataaatcggtaggtctggccaccctgcttgAGAGACTGTGTTACTGTTGCCTACACACAAccataaaataacctacagaataagttcttttaacttaaatttaggtacttttaaGCTGTgagtcgctttcgcacttattagtgttgtcaaaaacaaaacgagagattcgactcagtcgaggtcttccgtgcagtaaggtacttttaagttgtttcgggtatactcaaaattagacaaattcaacttaaatttaagtaaattaaactcaaggttgacttattatttttgccgtagttaaatggaaacaaccttcaacacggtttacctaattttaccttcctgcacgataccacgagattgagtcaaaagtactgaattttaggtaatttttcggtggcgtgtagagcactctagttagagtgtggccaagaggccatgacgtatccaaacgaacatgaaatttgacgtacaCAGTAAACTGGATGTACCTGGAGAGTTGGTACTAGCGCTGTACCCAAACAGAAGGTACGATTTACCCACTAATAGGTGGAAATCTCTATAATATTTATTCTTTTTCATGTACAAggtatttataattgattcgtAATCACCTAGTTTAGGTAGAGTGAATATACCCACTTCTACACGCAAAAGAATTGTGCATGTTTGATTCTATAAactatttcttcatttttaatcgataaaaattctttattgtgaaccaaggaatttattaaaccaaacttatttttttgggtagatcaaccaaaatatcttttgaatcaatcttacaagtttttttatctgtgcttttcgaacatcgacaaaattattgtttgttccaaacaaatcagtgattctaacaaaagcatgcagctaattgattcaaaaggactgaatgcattacatcaacagtccttgttgaattgaaacaaataaaaaataaaagttgctaCGAAGAAGAAAACTTTCCACGTGCGTCAATGCTGGAAAAATGCGCTATTTTTAATTCAGGGAATTCAGTTTTCGGTGAATTCGTATAGTGCTCAGATTTTCCGGATTCGAAGGGCGCAAGTGCagcttgaaaataatcattatgtcgcacaaaggttagtgaataaattaagtCGAATGCACACGGTGCGTTTTATGGTGCCTTCCTCTATTCCAGGACTCAAACAAAACACCCTGTGTGGCTTAAAAACAACAATCGCAGAACTGAAAACACGTCACCGCACCAGAGATAAATAATACCCGTTCGAGAGGGCAGTTTCCTGTACTTCACAATCTCTGGTCCAACAGGAAGACACAGCGTATTCGTGCGccttctgcaatctttttgaaaaaaccgAGACTCTGAAGCACTACATTATAGCGCATATCTGGAATAAAACACGCGCACGGCCAAAGGTACTGCATAAAGGGACGGTGATTGGAATCGTATGCGCtgcatgtaataaaatttcatttcattcaaagcaaacctactccggaacaggtttggaatcccttatggattctcgctctaatgcaacaaacgattgagtcggaatcggttgttgcctttgagctggaactcataatgaatccattcagaattcctaACCGATCCCGGAATGGGTTTGACTGGGCCATACTGCATCCATTCAAGATTCCGAAGCGGTTCCAGAATGATTTGACTGCGTAAAATTAATGCCTTTGTAGCCTGTTTTTAGAGAAAGGCCAATAAGTCAATGGCAAGTATTTACTTTGTGAGGTTCATTTGTACTGATGTTATCTGTTGTCAGCGAGTAatggtttgttctaaatttgtcaccatgacagttggcctttggttcctattaaagaataggcatattttatatacaataaaattggttttgcttcaatatatgctatgcattgattcaaatatttgttgtgtttaaaacaataaaagatattatttgatttaacaaaaatgttttttgtattgaacatttgacatgcattgatccaaatattttattagttttattcaacaaaatAAGCTCATagattcaacaaagttgtatgtTGTTTCGATTGTCGTtatgataaaatcaataaaaaaatttattggtccaactattttccatgtttgatccaataaattcttcagaattttttcaacaattgttttatttatatatacatgtattttttattgaa carries:
- the LOC131690877 gene encoding uncharacterized protein LOC131690877, yielding MGLRRRTIDSADMAQTVPRETWVSTNKILNSSMSAKRMNSRNPNFDYDETKLLISLWGDPQVQKTLITTHKKHPVIAELALKMREYGYNRSTEEINTRIKNLKCFYNRIKKDMAAGIINQTTWKHFGEMDEIISRPVFGNAHRLHMIQQQKQQQEEEELKKQILEQQEQMQRFPVKLEVMSDDDSTEIRAEDLLTIDTNPPDDSGALEKDELNIKEDQKHEEEDDDDDDDDDDSDFDVENEFNDGLDELLSKAKAVPQLSPSNQSTPRTVNSSESVIHTATSTQTTPVSSQGKISVVPTNLLLKPPTSNVHISSPIQIYTQPTVSLSKPPALAPAPQGVITSSSTSGTIAPMKLLLVNTVSKDGTTQQILTPASEVPKMPQMRPAPILAPKPSVIPIAPKPPVVSIPAINVPQNQAPMVTVAAKKVKPGLLNGEKSAGFKALLGQLITVQRESLEVSKARLELEKERLEFEKQIGGPLVDVVRNLNGFFNGFIQQHQKQSQKPKLSAAEDIGQPVPKKKRSENSENKQQQRTVTTETIKAEVISDNEKN
- the LOC131690878 gene encoding protein aveugle, with product MVEESVPVVKVKTKTNEVYYKARPKPVYLWTVTDTQKWLRRHCSERCGKYTDLFQRHEITGRALLRITDYSLNRMGIADEKDREDILREMIKQRLKTDIMEIRDMELMNNVYENCY